A region of Gracilinanus agilis isolate LMUSP501 chromosome 3, AgileGrace, whole genome shotgun sequence DNA encodes the following proteins:
- the LOC123241740 gene encoding LOW QUALITY PROTEIN: probable G-protein coupled receptor 132 (The sequence of the model RefSeq protein was modified relative to this genomic sequence to represent the inferred CDS: substituted 1 base at 1 genomic stop codon) has product MSDGNCSIDFEIFKTIHISVFSLVLSAGLPLNCMATWILFSQVRMKNVLSIYMINMVAANLLQIFTIPFWIYYIYLGHRWELGSKACMAVGFCFTTNFYAKIAFLCLIAKERYFHIVYVLRCHGLSTVCSAVKISIIAWVFTVFFCSLGSYFISLEKEETQLCYEGYPLSQDYALFRMATMFFSFFAPMGIMSFFYAGILCKIKEVRNLEAKKQVYGCLLLTIVIFFLVFTPYQVVSFYKNFLESRKRESDFCTKESKLFLYSEATLCLMILGNILDPVLYILLIKSTRDKLKVSCKCLCSSQKELVTAQEMFIQPIXESIF; this is encoded by the coding sequence atgagtgatgGAAACTGTTCTATCGATTTTGAGATTTTTAAGACCATTCACATTTCAGTGTTCTCCCTGGTCCTGTCTGCTGGTTTGCCCCTGAATTGCATGGCTACCTGGATTCTTTTTTCCCAGGTGAGGATGAAGAATGTACTTAGTATTTACATGATAAACATGGTGGCTGCCAACCTCCTACAGATTTTCACAATTCCTTTCTGGATCTACTATATCTACCTGGGGCATAGATGGGAACTAGGGAGCAAGGCTTGCATGGCAGTTGGCTTTTGTTTCACCACAAATTTCTATGCCAAAATTGCCTTTCTGTGCCTCATCGCCAAGGAGCGCTACTTTCACATTGTTTACGTGTTACGTTGCCATGGCCTGAGCACTGTATGCAGTGCTGTGAAAATCAGCATCATTGCCTGGGTCTTTACAGTTTTCTTTTGCTCCCTAGGCTCCTACTTTATATCTCTAGAAAAAGAAGAGACCCAACTCTGCTATGAAGGTTATCCACTTTCACAGGACTATGCCCTATTCAGAATGGCCaccatgttcttttctttctttgcaccAATGGGAATAATGAGCTTTTTTTATGCTGGCATCTTGTGCAAAATCAAGGAAGTGAGAAATCTGGAAGCCAAGAAGCAAGTCTACGGCTGTCTTCTTCTCACTATAGTCATATTCTTTTTGGTCTTTACACCTTATCAAGTGGTTTCCTTCTACAAAAATTTCTTGGAAAGCagaaaaagagaatcagatttTTGTACAAAAGAGAGCAAGCTATTCCTTTATAGTGAAGCCACTTTATGTCTAATGATCCTTGGGAACATTCTGGATCCTGTTCTTTACATTTTACTCATAAAAAGCACGCGGGATAAACTTAAAGTCTCATGCAAGTGTCTGTGTTCTTCACAAAAGGAACTGGTCACTGCACAGGAGATGTTTATACAGCCAATATAAGAATCaattttttga